The Leptodactylus fuscus isolate aLepFus1 chromosome 5, aLepFus1.hap2, whole genome shotgun sequence genome segment tcccaatttctacagcttcaagcgcaaactaaagacacatcttttcagacaggcctatcccaattcctaatgtaaaccctagtGTACCGTAACTAGAAGacataaaacaaaccctcctctgtccccgctccagcATTATCCCACACGATATGATGgtgtttcagactaactttatatgtccgggcaccatccacatgttaaaggacacgactggtgacggctcataaagttttatgtttgtgtaatgacagtcacctctattacattaatgtctgaccccctgtataagcaatgccgcccctgctacctcttgtgtcaccccctctacctcatagattataagctcttgtgagcagggccctcagtcccagtgtgtgaagtgactatttctctaTAATGTATCTTTGTCTGCACTTGAACACTACAAATTGTACAGGGCTGCGgaatatgctggcgctatataaataatatgtattattgttgttgttgttattcacCTGTATTTCATTTTTGTGTACAGGAAACGAGTCTAGTGTGAACGAGTGCGAGAGTGGAGAAGAATTGCAGGTCTGCGATCCCCAGAGCATTGCTGGGGTCTCCTGTCTCCACAACATCAGCGACCGCATCGGTAATAACCAATGTTCATATCTATAGGTGATACTCTAAACTTTACCACTGTGTAGGTAAGTGGTCCCCATTGGTCAGTATCAGAcaaatgtgtatgagggagagtaGAATAAGCCAGCTTACCTCCAAGAGAACAAAGGATCGGCTATTTGAAATTCATCATGGCTGATCCTTCTTTGCCCTGACATCATCGGTCTAGGGAAAGAAGCTGGGAGACCCccatttatataaaataattgtCCGGTCCTCCCAAAATCCGCAGGTCTGACCAGCTTTGCTCTTATGTGTAATGTAGCCTATTGAACAATAGTCATGTGTGTATGCCCAATTACTCCATCTCTGTACAAAATATAGCGTAAtgtttcccttaaaggggttgtcccatcacaaggatcctatctataatgcttgttaatgtgaatgtaagacttttcctaaatacactgcttcagcaaaactgctttgtttgtccactatcttactttattcaattctttgaggccacagccctgacttatctgctcatgagtcaagtgatgtatctgttgctctcaggggggacggaggaggggctaagtacacgggagcgagcctgtgtttctagctattcctgtgtctgcaccacgtgacctagctccctgcactcagatagaggagaggagctgctttcatttctgaacttgtcttctgttctcccacttatcaggctagctaattcagttgtgttcattatggcagagacaggcagtctctgtatgtaacacagaatggagttgctgctgcctgtacttcatagtccaatatgggtgggcggagctacacgctaatttggggtggagctaaacggcaggttgcatgtgaaaccccgcccaccaaatgatgcaagaaaccaggaagaaagattttacagcagtgaagactggtgagtatgtgatgttggaatacccctttaatccgtCCATTATCTGTACTTCTATGACTATTCATTCCAATAAATACAGATAATGTGAAGCTATATAGCCCTGCaacgttttgtattttatttcccATAATTTCTGTGAGAACCGAGTTACATAAAACTCAATCACCAGGGAACAGCAATTTCATTGTCTTAAATCTGTGACTTGTTTTCAAATAATGTTTGGCCTCTGGATCCAAAAATAACCGCAGTTTTTGTCTATCACGTCAACTTTTTAAGCTACGGGATACCCTCAAAAGCCATACAAAGTGTGCATATAAAGGAAAATAAAGTCAAAACTTACCAAATACACTGTTTACAAAGAATAATTTTATTCATACAAAGGCTATAATAGTTGCTGCAAGTTAAATTGTGTTCATGCAAATAGTTGTTTTTATATCAAACGGTAATTACATATTGGCTAAGCAAACATTTCTAGTCAGGAACATGGTAAGCGGGGTATCGGGGAGGAGAGTACTGTgtctttgacatgttttttttgtttttttgacagggtttttttttttcatactgaaaggataggccatcagtatgtgatcagtgggggcacTATAAAATCCTGCATTGGACCGAGCCAGATGCAACTTCCTGTTTAAGCAATAGGCTATAGTGGCAGAGCCCGACTACTGCCCATCTGCAcctgttaggctatgttcacacttccacctggggattctgttccccatttcgCTTTAAAATTGCAAAAAGAAAATTCATGCAAGGAGagcatttctctctgcatttttttgaacacaatatagtctatggggactgcaggtaactgatttttaagcggattaggtgtccattcaggggtcccctattctgtgtataggtcatcagtataaaaaatgctgtttaggctgaggcccaacattgtacaaatgcagcttttgtgagccaaagccaggagaggttaCAAAAagagtgggaaatatataagaagtagggttgagccgatcttgaaatttcaggatcgtttttaaccctttcccgccgatggcattttttgattttcgtttttgactcccctccttctaaaccccataacttttttatttctccactctcagagccatatgaggtcttaatttttgcttcatgatgccatcattaattattctgtataatgtactgggaagcaggaaaaaaattcagaatggggtggatttgaagaaaaaatgcatttctgcgactttcttacgggctttggttttacggcgttcactgtgcagccaaaatgacatgtcccctgtattctgtgtttcggtacggttccagggataccaaatttatatggttttatttacattttgaccccttaaaaaaaatccaaaactgtgttaaaaatttttttcctaaaagtcgccatattccaacggcagtaacttttttatacgtaagtgtacagggatgcatagggcgtctttttttgcggggccgggtgtactttttagttctaccattttcggggaaatgctattgctttgatcactttttattcaaatttttatcagaatcaaaacagtgaaaaaacggcggtttggcacttttgactatttttcccgctacggcgtttaccgaacaggaaaaatatttttatagatttgtagagtgggcgatttcggacgcggggatacctaacatgtatgtgtttcacagtttttaactacttttatatgtgttctagggaaaggggggtgatttgaacttttaatactttttatatatttttatattttttttatatatattttttttaactttttttttgcatttattagaccccctaggggtgttgaaccccaggggatctgatcactaatgcaatgcattacaatgctaatgcattgcaatgcattgcaaaaaatcatcctttcttttgcaggctgcatagaccagcctgcaaaagagagaatttgcagacaagcctgggagccttgtaaaagctcccggctgtcatggcaacgtgacgtcggacctggagcatgctccaggagccggcgatcaccggcaaaatggcggcgcccatgcgccaccgggaaaatggcgcctccggcgcctttgaccgtggcgccggaggggtcaatgccttcgatcggtccggggaccgatcggaggcattacagccggttgtctactgcttaaagcagtagacacccagcggctatggcagccgcccggctcccgggcggtcgccatagttacagacccgacatgcgccgtactattacagcgcatgtcgggaaggggttaaaatctgatttccgatcattttccattcgaacccgatcccaatgcaagtcaatgggattttttaaataatcggagatcagatttaaaaaacgatcctattcactacacagcatgtagtccaaaaattgattaaatttttggaccccacgctgtgtagtgattaaccccccgcCACCCCCCCCTGGTGTTTGCTTACcggcagctcccagttcttctttgtccggtccggtcctctgttcttcacgtcttcagagcgccctgcccccccgcctccctagactagtattgtagagatgcagggagttggcggggcttggtgcggctggagagtgtgggcggggagacgtgagtgcatcactcacatctcccctctcagtacccgcccacactctcataagccCGCCTTCTCTaaaatactagtctatggaggcGGGGCGCATgtcgctctgaagccacatgaagtaCAGAGGAACGGACCAGCAGAggacagcggcagcacttctgagcaggtaagttgagcaaagttcacgagtagatagatattactgtacattgacttgtctagtagatagacaagtcaatgtacaatagTATCTATCCACTCGTTAACTTGCCTTgtcatcctcacagcagcgcagcacacattgatttaccgcagcctgccactcttctgcttcgtccctattttaccgtatattcagctgagtatagagtaaaacagggacgaagcagaagagtggcaggctgtggtaaatccttaggaatgaatggatgcagccagcacgcagggggttaagcggccgcagcttccattcattcctatgggtgctaagcttttcccacaatgattggccagtagccaagcattgtgggaaataagccccgatctcaatcctgcccgaaaagatcgggatcggaattccgaatgcaatcgtgaaattttcttgatcgaaatccgatcttttccgatcccgatcgctcaaccctaataagaagctcttatacttctcccttctgcacaatccacttCTAGCTTTTGCtaataaaaaactgcagcaaaatctgcaacaaaaaaaccttctggcctcagccttaagctggaaaacccctataatgCTGTATGAACCTGCTTTACATACTTTCCCACTGGACAACCCTTCTAATATCCCTTGATAGAGAATAAGCCTGCCTAACCTTTTCACTGGAAAATCCTATTTAGTTGTGGTTTTGGATTATTGCAGTTTTGTTTTCACCATTTTATGGGAAATTATATTATTCATAATTTATTTTTGCCATCAGATCTTCCTCAGAGCATAGAATTAGTTGTAGGATTCGTGCACAATAGCATCATATAAATGCCAGCAATAGGACACGTGCGATGTATAGAGGTCATGGCCTGTATTCATACATGCGGGTTTGGCCACATGCTAAAATTGTCATCATGTTCCCTTTGACTTATCTTACTGAAATGTGAATCATGGATGCAGTCATCCCGGCATGTCACCCGATAAGATGTGAATTGTCCTCCTGTAGTCAGAAATCCTTTCATGACGTGTTCATTACACTTCTAGATTTCCTAGAAGCCATCATCCATGAATTATGTTTTTTCTGATATTAAGATGTAGCGGAGCAGTGAATCAATAGACCTCACACCATAGCTACATGACCACATGAGAACTAGACTGTGTGCGGACACCCCTGTTACAGGGGAATGGTAACGTCCATGTCAATTTAGTCATTAAAGGAGTCATCCACTTTCTACAATTGAAGTCTTAgctttaggataagccatcactaATAGATCTTTGGAAGTACCCCAGACGGAGGAACCACTGATCTGTGGAGGGCCCCGATTGTCTGAACCCCGCAGATTTAATATtgaaaggataggccatcagttttaGAAAGCGGATATCTCTGTTACCTGGTATAGATGAGTGTCACTGGTTCAGATGTGTAATCCATGCTGAGCAGAGGCAAGTAGGTGGAGTTGTAGCTGAGTTGTCACCTAGGCCGTATACTCAGTAGATTGATCTTTCTGTATTGACTTCTAATTTCTATTAGGTTGATTCATTAGGATTTCGGTGATTGATATCATTCGTATTTGTTTTCTTTACCCAACAGATGTGAACACTTGGAGACTGTCCAGAGGACGCACGGCTTGTGACGGCCATGTAGAGGTGTATACAGGTGACAGATGGAGCCCTTTTTGCTTCAACATCATTAAGAAAATGGATGCGTCTCTGCTTTGTCAGCAGGTAagcggagggtttattacagcaGAATCTTTATATATGCCTCTTGTTTGCTTTGTGTATGGTGGGTATATTAATCTGTAGCTAGGTAGAGCTTCCATTTAGGACATCTGGGGGCCTGTACCctggtctttaaccccttcccgacatgcgccgtaatagtatggcgcatgtcaggtctgtaactatggcgaccgcccgggagccggtcggccgccatagccgccgggtgtttactgctttaagcaggagacaaccggctctaatgcctccgatcggtccccggaccgatcggaggcattaacccctccagcgccgtggtcaaaggcaccggaggcgccattttcctggcggcgcatgggcgccgccattttgcccgggatctccagctcctggagcatgctccagggccgacgtcatgttgtcatgacagccgggagcctgtacaaggctcccatgcttgtctgcaaattctctcttttgcaggctgctctatgcattagcattgtaatacattgcattagtgatcagaccccctggggttcaacacccctagggggtctaataaatgcaaaaaaaaaatttaaaaaaaaagtaaaaaaaaatataaaaagtattaaaagttcaaatcacccccctttccctagaacacatataaaagtagttaaaaactgtgaaacacatacatgttaggtatccccgcgtccgaaatcgcccgctctacaaatctataaaaatatgtttcctgtttggtaaacgccgtagcgggaaaaatagtcaaaatttccaaaccgccgttttttcacggttttgattctgataaaaatttgaataaaaagtgatcaaagcaataacatttcccgaaaatggtagcactaaaaagtacacctggccccgcaaaaaaagacgcactatgcatccccgtacacttacgtataaaaaagttacggccgtcggaatatggcgacttttagaaaaaaaattttttaacacagttttggatttttttttaaggagtcaaaatgtaaataaaaccatataaatttggtatccctggaaccgtaccgaaacacagaatataggggacatgtcattttggctacacagtgaacgccgtaaaaccaaagcccgtaagaaagtcgcagaaatgcatttttttcttcaaatccaccccattctgaatttttttcctgcttcacagtacattatatagaataattaatggttgcatcatgaagaaaaatttgtcccgcaaaaattaagacctcatatggctctgggagcggagaaataaaaaagttgtggggtttagaaggaggggagtcaaaaacgaaaatcaaaaaatgccatcggcgggaaggggttaagaacctGCAGGTGGTTTAGTTTCCCAAATTGTTCTGACAGGTTGCCTTTAGGCCACATACACATGACCGTTTGCAGtttatgggtcagtaaaaatCGCATGGATGAGACACAgattggtatccctgtgtcatcTGTCATTTTCACTTCAACTATATGCCTGCCCTATATTTTACTGCTCTTTTCTGTGGACCAGACACACATCTGTAAAAACTATGGATGTGTGTATAGTGCTATAGAAATGTATGGGTcaatcatatactgtatgtgacctATGAAGGAATAGGGGAGTGTAGTTCACTCGTATTATTCTCTAATTAAAATCCGTCTTGGACAGATGAGTGGCGTACACAAACCAAAATAGAGGTCAGCCACATTGTATTACAGCAATAAACCACATTGTTTGGCAGTTATGACCAATTTTTGTGTGTTTATTATATTGTGCTTTTTGAGGGTGTTGCTGACCTTCACTTTGGTTTGTGCACGCTACTCATCTGTCCAAGGCTGACTTTAATTAGAACATAATATGGGTGAACTTACACCACCCTAATAATTCAGAGGCCACAGGTCCCCgtttttcataaccagccagataaGATAAAGCAGCAGCAGACTAGCATTACCAGGGTGAGGAAGAACATGATTTTTGGGTTTTCCCAGTCTAGTAGTAAATAAATACCCTCACACCCTTATTGatcattttattgaaataaaaaaaacccaaatcaaGTCCGTTGAATCCTACGTTGTCCAAAAGCAGATCTGCATAAACAAAAGCAAAGAAAACCAGAAACACAGTAATAAACCTAAATAATGCAgctatacttacctctcctggtccagcAGTGCTCCCTGTTGGGGTGGGAGGCACAGAGAaggacattatactctgaggcacaggggacattatactgtgtgtataaggATTACTTGTGATCAGTGACTGACCGCGAGTCACCCTTCCTAGTTCAGACTCTTGCGTCCCTGCATTGGGGGTTAATAGCTGTCATTGACTTATAGTAACCAAGGCCATGTGGTGTGGTCCGGGTTTATAATACAGGTTACAAGAAGACAGACGAGGTTTCTGCTGCCCCTAGCCATCTCCCTCCTTTTCTGCAGCGTTGCTATTCCAAGAGCTGGTGCCTGTGTGGGCAAAGATGAATTAAATaacatggctgcagacaacacagCAAGGGCTACATTTGCATCAGGCTGAATTCGTTCTcacatagatgtctatggagtatAGTTCAGTGACCTATGATTCTCAATCTGACCAGGCAAAATCTACATGAAATAACGCAATGGTCCCTGTCTTTCATATTACATAGGGTAAGACAGAAACTTCGGTCACTAACTACTGCTGAGCAGATAGTTGTTGTCACACAGTTATGGTAAAGGAGATCACAGCTCACCGTCACTGTATAATTGTAGTGTCTCAGGTTTAGGAGAGAGAAGGGTTAATACACTTTCTGACAGCAGGTAGATGtagtacagtctctagctgcccatgGGATGCTGCGCTCAGAGCAAAGACAAAGAGAAGTATAAAAGCCAAGATGGTGTCCGATCACAAAGTTGGTAGCAGGGATACATGAAAGAAGTCTGGAGAGTGACAGAGAATCAGGTAAGGGGTGCAGGGATAGAAAGAAAAGTTTTTGCTGGAGTACTACTTTAATAAGatttattataaagtttcttatcttcacctgtactattcttttatgaaatgttgtttataactggaggtatgctgtAAGATATATGAAGGGGAAGGTTATATAAAGTGGTAAGTAGTATATGGCGCCAGGTGAATGCACAGTTGGCATCGCTAGTTACAGTCATATGATTGAAGTCCCTGGTCTCACCCTGTCCTGTCTTCTCCTCACCAGGTGGGTTGTACACCGCAGTCCCCTCTCTTCACACCACTTAATAAGGTCAAGTCCTCTGTGGAGCCCGTGGCGTTTCAGTGTCAGGAGAACGGGAGCTCTCTCTGGGAATGTGACAGCTATGAGGTTCAGACATGCACTTATGGCCTGGCGACTTACCTGCAGTGTAACCGCCCTCGGTAAGGCCTTCATTATATCCATGAGGAGTGAGTTTTCATATCACTTTTTAACATGTGCTCAAATATGGATATTCAATAAGAAGGAGTGTTTGCTACTTGTTTGGTCCAGGTACTTCGATTTCCCCCTaacactgcaaagacatactgataaggaatttatATGGGTGTAGTGATGACAATATCTGCACAGGGCTGCAGAATATCTTGTATTGTAGTTTAGAGAAGGCCAAAATTGAATCAACTGGACAAATGTGTTATGTCTGATATATTAACAACTAGGTGAGCTCTTCCACTTTGCAAACTGGCATGTCTGGCACTGTCCAGTCAGAACTGACCGTCTTCCATACTTATTTTGGTAAAAAATGGGGTCTTTTGAGtcctatctagagatgagcgaacagtaaaatgttcgagattcgatattcgttttgagtagcccctcaatattcgactactcgaatcgaatatcgaaccctattatagtctatggggggaaaatgctcgtttcaggggtaggcaacgttcgatcaaattatacttaccaagtccacgagtgagggttgggctggatcctccgagcagtcttctccgtgcagcgtccccgcggcatcttctggctctgaattcactctgccaggcatcggacctgggcagagccgactgacgcactacaagcgggcatgcgcagtcggctctgcccaggcccgatgcctggcagagtgaattcagagccggaagacgccgcggggaagctgcatggagaagacttctaaaggtaggagaagaaccagcgttcattggccgactgtatagcattcggccaatcaatgctggttctgcatcaaacttttccattcgaatagcgagtggtactctatccaggacgagtattttgaataccatagtattcgatcgaataccttctcatctcatctctagtcctatccCCAGGAACACCCAAAATCTGCAGGGAGAGCTTACTTTTAGAGTTTGGAGACACCCTGCCCCTTTTCTGGCCAAGACAGGCCAAAATCTCCATTTGGGGGCATCCCGCCAATTTTTGGACTATGTATTGTCAGATTGCGTAGGGATACACCTTATTGAAAAGAGGAATGATAACTCCCAGTAGCAGAATAACTCAGATGCAATGGGCAGCAAAGACATTAGTCTTAGTGTTACGTTATAATTCCTTGGTTAGAGTCAAGTGTATAAACGGGTAAAATGATATAAATTTAGAAAGATGTGAATATGGAAACCACACCAACCATCTGGATCTAATGTAACATGGAACACCGACAAGTTTATTCTTCCTTTTGTAAGTAATATATTTGCTAGACCAAGACTGTCTCCACCTTTGAGTATGAATGTTGTTAGAGGGTGATCATGTTATTTGAGGAAATGCTCTCTTACCCTTGTTTTGCTCTTTGTCCCCAGAATGGAGGAGTCATGGCTTGTCTGGCTCACCATATGCCTCAGTGTCATAATGATCATGATTTTCTGCTGGCTTCGGGTGTTCAAGTCTTGGAAATGCTGTACCCAGTGTCTGCACAAGAACGTGCTTTCTCTGTTCCATAGAAGATCCCACTCCCGTCATGAGACTCATTCACGGAGGAATATTTATCACAGGGAACCGCCCAACCTTAATGTCCAGGAATCCAATAgtcctccatcttctccaggagtcatccaggatccaggtgGTACGTTTTATACACATATAACACGTTGCTTGAGGCCAGTTGACACTTTAGTGAATCTGCTGCCTTCAAACTGTGTGCCGTGTCTATGGAGGGTACATGAGGTACAGGTGATGGTTTATATTACTGTCGCTGACTTCCTaattgctgtatatacagcactgtgtgggagccgccatgatgtgACTTTTCTGCCAGCGCCGCAGTCATGTGATCTGCTGAGTGTCAGACATTGCTATGTCTTAGAGGACTGCAGCAGGCCTTAACAAAACTCACTGCTGCGGGGCTCCCTGATCTCTGGGGCCCCACACAATTGCATAGTATGCGTTAATTCTTAGTATTTTGTATCTTGCCTGCTCCTCATGTCCTGTATTGCTTGTTACATGTATTCTGATTAGCTTTTCTTCTGCTTTTGTTTTGGTACAGAAGTGAACGCTCTACTGGCTCCTCATGGTTTCCGTCTGAATAACACAATCACCCCGCCGCCTAGCTACATGCACGCCCTACGCGTTTTGTCGCGACCTCTGGAGAACACACAGACTCCGCCCCCAAGCTACCTCGAAGCACTTAAGATCCTGTCCCGTCCAGTTTTAGTTCACGTTAATGCAACAGAGTGTCATGAAGAGAAAGAGGATCTGGACGTTCTTACTGTTAAAGAGAAGGAAGAGGGATCTTAGTGATTTTATACTGTGATGAACTGTATTTATAGATATGAACTGAGCTTTTTATAAAGATATTAGTAGTAAATTCCTCAATCTGTGAGTCTCATTCCCCAGCGGTGTCCAACTCTTAGGTCCCATGCCCATGACCCAAGTCATCCAAGTGCCTTCTGTTTAAAAAACCAGAATCCCTTCAGCCTGCACACTCCgcaatgtgcatgaggccttagcttATTACATATACTCACCAAGCATTGGTGCCTTGGGctttatcaattgatgacctatgcttaggataggtcatcaattg includes the following:
- the LOC142202636 gene encoding CD5 antigen-like, with amino-acid sequence MELALPLSWYLWLCSLVLSGASGLRSSLATLQNESLVENEETCQGIVLLFINETANLVCDTQWSPQSPLAHVICKESGCGAPNSTWTLKSSLKNSYGAVQGVLCKGNESSVNECESGEELQVCDPQSIAGVSCLHNISDRIDVNTWRLSRGRTACDGHVEVYTGDRWSPFCFNIIKKMDASLLCQQVGCTPQSPLFTPLNKVKSSVEPVAFQCQENGSSLWECDSYEVQTCTYGLATYLQCNRPRMEESWLVWLTICLSVIMIMIFCWLRVFKSWKCCTQCLHKNVLSLFHRRSHSRHETHSRRNIYHREPPNLNVQESNSPPSSPGVIQDPGEVNALLAPHGFRLNNTITPPPSYMHALRVLSRPLENTQTPPPSYLEALKILSRPVLVHVNATECHEEKEDLDVLTVKEKEEGS